In Phaseolus vulgaris cultivar G19833 chromosome 7, P. vulgaris v2.0, whole genome shotgun sequence, the genomic stretch TCAACGTTAAGCATTCATCATAAATACACATCTTTGTCCTTGACTTTGTTAGCACAAGGATGTTCCCTACCAAGTCAAACATCATGCTTAAAACTAATCATTCAATTAATCTCTATTCTAAATAAATCACTTCAAACATGCAGAGGTGGCATCTTTATCTTAAACTAAAGCTAGTGTGAGGATCAATTTCattagaagattttttttaaaaataataataatagtttctaaaataatttttattacagCTAAACGTAATCATCACTTAAACCATTTAATgacataaatattttgaaataaaatttatattcataatgcaacttgttggagatcccacatagATTAGAAATTAAAGTCTTTCCACCGGTTCCCAGTAAAAGCAAAGCATTACCTAAGGTAGATCATTTATCTCTAAAAACTCCTTCCAGTTTGCCATAAACCTTCTTGGCTAACTGTTGACATCATCTTCAATCTCAGACTATTGGGATTGGAGCAAGAGTGGAATGGAAGAAAGCTGTCCTTATCTTCTCCTCCAACCGGTACCTCCTCCTGACATGAAGGAATGCCCGATAATCGGGGGCTGGTATGTCCTTTCAGTTCTGGTCTGGGGAACGCCGATCAAAGAAAGCACTCCTAGAAATTAAAGTCTTTCATAGTATACAAGTGATGCAAACCTCActccatgagccggttttatggggttgggttagacttaaagttcacttctaatatggtatcagagtcatttcgagtctatcctaacgagtgtttgtgttgaatctatcgtgtcacccgctatcagatcacccataatatatagacACAACTAAcaagaataaattattttagttactTCTATCGTATGTTGCATAATAAGAAGTATTTTATGGTATTATGTTAGGTTGTGGTTAGAAAGAGATGTGTAGAGTAGGTTTACAATGTTCATGACTGTAAATGAAAAGTGAGAAAATAGTTATAAGCTTCATTGGAGGTAAAACCATGGAGGAATGAGACTTCACACCAATGGTTAACATCCAAACACCTATTTGATATGTGATGTTTTGTTGTTAGCTCTAGAATTGACttcaaaattacaatttttcACCTACTCAGCTTAGAAACAAGAAACATGTTCACATGTGCAGTGGGAACACATGACAAAAACTATATTATACGTTGTCATGTCTTGACGTTCTTCACAATTTATAATCTCCTGCAATTAAATAAATGGATCTCGATCCAATTTccattatcttatttttttaaaatcaccaTAGACAGTGAAATTCATGACAATTACGATAATATTGGAGTAAAAAtgcaaatatagaaaaaaaaatcaacactATATCTAGTTAgatgtatatataataaatcgAGTGTGTTTTAATTGTttcgaattttaaaaaaaaatacttataagtaatatttgaaattacaTTAGTATCTTCCAATCAACACTAACACTTAGTTCTTATTTATTATGGTGTTTTTTCTGTTAATACTAAGTGATTTGGAAAGAAATTTCTACCATTTTTTCTTCCTCCATCATTTCCACTTTTCAATTCAAACACAAGtttaaaagtgatttttaaaatatagcaaaatataatatttacataaaaaaaaaacacaatctATTGTATTTGgtgaattaataataatgtacCCATATCACATTATATCATAGTTGTCACAGTACTGTTATACTATAATAGTTGTGGTATTGGTATGGGGTACAAAAAACAGGTGGGGCTTATAAAGACTATTTATAgaaaattcttcctgcaccaccaTGTCTTCTCATGgatctttatatattttttcaacaatatttttttaattgaaacacaaactaaaattattatttttaataaaaaattatataaattaaaaaattaaaaattcaatatatCTTCAATAAAATTTCTTATCATATAAGGAAGTTAGTAAAATGTcacatttaaattattattttttattttaaaaaaatgattgatgttatttatttttaaatactaagAAAAGGTAAGAATAGTATTAAGTTATTTGAactaatttatgtataaaaatataagttaacaattattaaattatttttttctgaataataaaaaaattaaatcaaataagattgaaaaatattaaaaatatatgtttactttttttttctataaaaaaaaatcaggaTACTACAAAAAGCTACAGACAAGACTGTTAAAGCTGGAGTTCCGGAAGAAGGAGCTTGAGTTGTGGAAGAAGGACCAAGTCTTCCATAATCTCTAATGCAGGAAGagatatttgtattattttagtttttattgataaaaaaaatacagattCAATGTTATAAACGAAAACATGTTACTCTAATTTGAAAGAATGAAATCTTACTCTTAtttcaaaagtttataaaaaattaatattatttattgtttccATGTTAACTTTGTATATTCTCCAATAAAAAAACatcataacaattttttattgattatatatatatatatatatatatatataaaataaaactaaaagttacaaaatataattatatgaagtggttattttataatttatacgagatccatatatatatatatatatatatatatatatattaagtttttGAGTTAGAGAGAAAGAAATTTATGCTATTATTAGATTGTGATCTAAatcatcataatttttttttatatatgacaACTGTGATCTAAatcatcataatttttttatatgtgacAACTGAAACGATTTTTAACATCCATTAGATTGAAAATTCTCTAAGGAGATAGGATATgtccaacaaacactcgttatgatagactttaaatggttttgataccatattacaaaatggactttaaatctaacttaacctcataaaaccggcgaggtgaggtttacacccacttatatacaatgaattgtgcTCATATTtaatcgatgtgggatctccaacactatTAAATCCTAACTTGAAACATAAGAAATAAagtgtataaaatattttaaacagaaaataaatttaaaaaatgaatttatagttaaaaaaataagaaataaaactaTAGGTGAGATTCTTCCCAACCATTCCAATGATTTGGGTGGAATTTCATACCACAATGCTACAATCCTGGAATATATTGAATAACAAAATTGAGCTATACCAATTTATTTTAGTGTAACGTATACCTATTGCCCTAGTTTATCGCGATATCTACGTTAAAATTAAATAGTACAAGTTGACGCAAATTTATGACCACTCTTCTTTggctttttcattttctataaATTAGAAAATCCATAGATGAAAAGAACATgaaatttttcttatatttttattctccAAAATTAAGCAAACGCAAATCAGTGGTTACTCCAAACTTTGAGGTTACCAAATGATTACCACTCTTACCAACCTTAGCAGTGTCTCAAATGACATCAAGATGTTGATAGTGTAATTTagggttttatttttattgttttacgTGGGTTGCTTGCAAATTGTCTCCACTTCtttattattaaagaaaataaaggtCAACTCATTATTAACCTCTATCCAAATGTAATTAAATGCAAATTACGCAATCAAACATTACTACATGTTCACTtctacttataaaaaaaaatattatatatatgtggTATATTtgattttcacaaaaaaaataaaaatcattcaatttATTCTTTTCATAGAGGTTTTGTGGCAATTCATATGGAGGTGGTTGTTCTTGAAGCAAGTCACAGATTTGTGTAGcaacatttttttatgtaaggAAATTAGGTATAGAGatattgtatgaaatatgttgtATTTATGTGGgatcattaataataattggTTGGGGTTTTTGTTTTGGCACAATTTAGCTTTTGATTATTGTGTGTTGGACTTAAATAATACAtatcttcttattttttatatacgCTTGAAATATCTTAAATGTTTTTAGTTATCACACCACCAACttggatttaaaatttattttttaataaaacaaaatattggttaaaaaaattataagaaaaaattgaCATGAAATTTGGTGGCCGTGAAAATTTGTTTTCcagatcaaaataaatattgtaagaTGAATCTAGTTAATAACAATTGAATTTGTGAAACATAAAATCAAAATGAGTCATAGACTTTCATGAAATGATTTAGATACAGGATTGTACACATATTTTATCTTAACAAATATGCTTTAGATATTTAGAAACATTAAAGCAATGAGTAATGAATAGTGACCCTAGGACATTAAGTAGTTTTTACTATTAGTGAATAGTACTATACAAGGTTGTTTTATTTGAAGTTCAATATCAAGAATGTTATATGATTTTGGTGTTGTACTATCGAATGGTCAAAAGACTGACCAGACAATAAAGTCGACTAGACGACAAGATGCAAAGTTAAACACGTAATTAGGTATAAATAGGTCAACTTAAGTGATAAGCACGATTAAGGTACAATTGGGTCTTCGTTTGGACCCTAAAGCAGACCCATAGCAGCCATAGCCCATCTAGAGCAGTATAAATAGCAAAAGAGGCACAACACCCAAGGTAACTATTCACTCCCTACTCTTCTGGTACCTAGCTCTCagactgacttgatcgtcgaagtgtcTTCACAAGTACTCTCCCAATCGTGTCCAGATCAAAGGAGATCCAGCCGAAAAAGCCTAACCGAAAGACCGGAAGGACGAGAAGATTGCAACAAGAGAAAGTGTTTTTGCAGGGTATTAGGTCTTGTAGGAACAAGTGTGTCATGTAACGTAATTCtcatttttaagtatttttttaactaacaaATTTGTAATGTAAATTATTCATTACTAATTTAATGTTAAATAgtcctcatttttttttttgtaattattcaacttttattataattatacttAATATATAAACATGTTCTATAAACAATCGTAGATAGATTTAGAGTGTTTATATAATCTCTTTTTATTGAattgtatacatatatataaaatcaaatgcATTTATTTACTAAAATAGTTATGTTTTGGAAGCTCTTTATTAAATAAAGCTTTTCTTATTAcattaaatttgatattatagTTTGTAATAGTAGTGTACGTGGATACATCAATTACCAAGTATACATATATAGAGAAAGAGCAATTACACAATGAGTTTAACTTAATCTTAAATTCAACCATCAGAGTCATTTTAATCATATTCTAACAaatgtttgttgggcttatcaggttACTGGACCGTTATtagaccacccataatatgttatttcACGCATGAGCTCTCACTCTCAGCGTGAAAGTGTGTTGAAAATCCcgtatcgactagagattaaaacatttcattatatataagtgggtgcaaacttcattccataaactgattttatgagattagattaaatttaaagtccattttgtaataaaattagcaaaatttgatattaaaatgctttatactttttaatatcTATATAAGAAATAGAGAAAGAGAAGTTTCTGTTAATtctacaaatttataaaagaaaaataaaaatattgtgaCAGTTTTATAattggaaataaaataaattaagtataCGCATGAATTTAATACCATGCCCTGTCGTTTGCACGCAGTTTcctcttaaaataaaataaaaaaaggtatGCGTAAAGAAAGGGTCAGAATAGGAGTCATAGGGACGCTGTCGTTTACAAAAAGAAACACCGAAAGTTCTGTGGAATAAAAAATAGTCTACGTtctacatttattttattattacaataTGCTATAGGAAACTTCGGAATAATTATTATGTCAATTtaataatatcttttttataataaccTTTTGGATTTAGtaaatcttaaaatttaatCTCTTTACTGTCCCTAGTTTCTTCAAATTTATTACATGTGACATTAATATTGCTCATATTACTAAAACTATAATGTCTAATGGATCTAACAAATTTTCGTATAATTTTCGcaacaaaataaacaatatatatatatataaataaatgatttattactattttaacaTGCACATAATTTCACAACcatacaatttatatatataaaaaattccaattaaataactattataattaatttccCTTACCCCAAATATATATGACCATTAGCAATACACCTTCATAATTCAACACTTTTCTCGTATATAGAAATCCAATTATCACTTATGCAACCAACATTTCTTACTTACTTGAaccaatattattttcaaattctcaataataaaaaaaaaaagagatcgAAGCAATTTATGTAAGTAATCTTACCTATAATTAGTTTGTCTCTATCATCTCCTTATTACTTCCTTaggaatattatttattataaaaacagataacttataaaaataatatagagAATTTGTTTcagaaaaaatgaattttatataaataaaaatgaaactatTATAACTTCCTTTTTCGTTTTGCAGTAAAGTTTAGCGTTTctaaaaatataagttttataatatatatatatatatatatatatataatttatgtgGTGGATATATTCTTTAGAAATAAATACTTACCAGCTGGTCCATTTCAgtgaagataaaaaaagaaaataattataaatatgataAGTGAATGTAATTATAAAAAGTAAACGTAGAGGAAtgctttttaaattttaaactaatataaaataattatattgaatGACACAACGGTTTCGTAAGATAAaagatcaataataaaaaataaatattttcaattcatatatatattttatggcTAGTTGAGCATTTAACGTTTATttgactgaaaaaaaaaatcataggtGAATGAATAAGATACCTTTTTATAAGAAGGAAACATTCAAATGGATTGATTACTATGTTATTTCTTGTTTTCATAAGTAATAATGTGTAGGCTCTCTAGTCTCTACTACTCACTactatttttaaagtttaaataaattaaacactAACTATCAATTTCATTATTCATcttaaatatcaattattttaattattatgtcAACTATATCTTCTGGTAGTAAGAAAGAAGAGCTAAATTGATTGTTTGATTAAGAAAAACTGtcctatttttaattaaaatttgtttctttttgttttcattgttTCCTTCATATAGAGTTATGTTGGCATGATTCAAGAGGAAGACAAATAACTGTTTTCACTCTTTCccttcaatttaattttttaaaataacaaataaattgaaaataagctaatattttaataaataaaaaaatattctcaagcaaaaaagagagttaaatgtataataagttaattatttatttttcaacaaTATAAATGTCACTATTATGCCAATTTTGTCTTTAGGTGGGTGGTTGTAAGTttgataacaaaaatataaaaaataataaatatatatatatatatatatatatttatgaattggTTTATGTTTGgatattttcaattatttttaaacaaataaatgtAAAGTGTGAGTTTTAACCCCTACCAAATAATCCGTAAGTAAATTGATTAATTTGATCACACATCATATTATTAACCATAATAACATGATTTTTATCAAGTCTCGTCCTCAATCTTAGTTCATTTATTTGATTAAGCTCATGCCACAACCTCATATAACTTAGGCTCACTACCATTGGATTTTCCACATCTCAATAGTCATATGTTCGtgaatgttttataaatatgGGACAATATCTGTATATCGTTTATGTGATTTGATTGAATAGAAATACGTGTGATTTGATTGAAAAGTTATAcataataatgatgatgaggATAATATGGTTTACATGCttagtattttaatttattattaaaagaagatttttcattttaatgatTATCAAAAATGTGTAAACTAAGATATTACATAATGATAAGCTAAAAAAGATTAATTATCATTATGAAGTAGATATAATGAAATATCTTGAATACAACGAATTACCATTAATAGACGAGTAAGACTATTATTGACTAATTAACTTTAATGTGAGTCATATATTAGTATAGAGTGAAACTTGCTCACACAATACATATCTTCTTAAAGATTTAGTAGTTCTTTATATTTTCAGAAGTTAGAAAtatgttatattaaaaaaaattattagtttttatgaAGACGtgatttcaaaatatttaataacttttgtggtcataaatatttttttaaaatatatgaaaaatataaatgtggAGTATATGTACGtaattgtatatatttaaatatgaattattttatgcGAACACCTAACTCTAATATAACATgctaacaaaatttaaaataatatattaaaaaaaagttactgAAGTCAACAACAGTGTGTTGAATTCAAAGCAAAGAAGGAGATGGAAGAATTTTAATAGAATTGACGGAAAGAGAAGTTCCTTTGCTCCATTTGTATTTTGTTTAATATGCGTGGAGAAGTATGAGCAGTACcttgttaattatatatttttacaaataaaaaataaggattaaATAAATCTTAGAATAACTTTGTCCCGTTTCAAAAACTATAAatcattttctttcattttcaatttttttccaaatatcaaatggaagagaaaaaataattaagagcCTTCGTTTTCCTCCCACACCCTTGTAACCAAAATTTTAAATCACAAATTCTAAAAAAGCtaataaacttttatataaattaaaattaacttatatacaatttacaaattcattttaattttaattttttgtggaagaattcattaaaaaactcatttaaatatttCCTTAATTATAATTAGTGTGGTGTATGTGAAGACgtcaaaaaatccaaaatattttaaactcgGGAGCATGTATCCACGAAAATGGTTTGAATTTTCCACGAAAATCATAGGTGTACAATTTTCTTGGTCAATGTGCATGATGCTTCTTTTATCGTATATAAAATCTACACCCGTTTACTTCATTAATAATAATCTCTTGACTTGTAAAAAATCTGAAATTATTCAATTACACTATTTTAAAAAGATGCAATAggtaagaaaaaaatagaaaaataataggTAATGTGAGAGATACAAAGATATAGATGACGTGACGCACTAAAAGATatatatagagaaaaaaatacatCAAATATAAAGATAGAAATACAATACttgttaacaaaattatttagttattttccATTTGTGTATCTCTATTTTTTAGCACCATTTACTATATtcattagtttattttatttaattttttataactacGTTATAAAAGCcgatcaaaataaaaaaataaaaatgttataagtattatatttttttatcaataaaaaaatttaagatttttcaatactattaacataaataattatatatatgcaTAACCCAAAAATACCTAAAAATCGTCAAAAACATGTATACATAAATTCTATATACATCAAAATCGATCTTCAACCATTACAAAACCTCTTCCTAGTGGCTACATCATGTTGTAgatattatattataccaattttacatataattaatttacataGAGTAACCTAATTCACAGCTTATAATAGATCATTTTATCTATGAAATTTGAACCTAATCATAAATAATGCAAATTCAATTTACTTGAACCAAGGTCCCATATGGTGTCTTATTTTTGGGATCGTACATGTGGTTTCAATCAATattattaactaattaattaacaTTACAATTAAACGAATTAATTTagagattttaaatttaaaaatagtattaagaattttaaaaaactaaaaatattttacaaaaatactaaaaaaaagaataaactaTTGTTGTAGGTTGGAAAAATTGAAGGGCAAAATTGGAAGCAAATTAGATTTGGAGTATGAGGTTAACTCTGACATGGAATAAATAGAGTATTGTGTTCTGAATTCTGACCTCACCACACCACACCATCATCACCCAAATCTCTCTCACACAGAACACAACATACAAACAAACATGTCTACTCCATCTTCTTCCCATTTCAAAAGCTCGCACCCAGTTCAAGTTTTCTCTGCCATTAAACCATCACCACACACTCCATCACCATCTTCTTCAGCCTTGAGCTCCATGAAGCTCAAGAGTCTCATCCACACCCTCATAGTCTCCCACATGTGCCGCATCATTCGTGCACTCTCTAAGCTCAAAGCTGCAATCCTCCAAACGCTCAAGGGAAACCACTCCAACAACATTCACTTCCTCCACCACAGAAAGCACAAGATGACCAAGAAGATCATCTCCGGCTCCTTCAGGCTTCACTACAACTGGTGCTCCTCCAAATCCTCTCAAGTCATCACAGTCCCCTCAAGGGTCTTTCAGGGTTTGTCCAACCCTGCTGATGCCGACCACTTGTTCGAGGATTGCCACGGCAGCTCGCAGCTCGCCGGCTACTTGAGGTGGCTGGAAGAGAAGATTTGTGAAGATGATAACAGTTACAAAAAGAGCTGTGAGAGTGAGACTAATGAAATTGATATGCTGGCGGAATTGTTCATTGCGGATTGCCATGAGAAGTTTCGGTTGGAGAAGCAAGAGTCTGATAGAATGTTCCATGAAATGTTGGCTAGAGGCATGTGAAATTTGGTGGAACATGTTGGTTAGCATGTAAAAGTTCAGATAACTTGTTGATTAGCTAGAGGGCAAGATTCAATGTTATGGTCTATTTGCCTTTCTTAATTGTAACTTTTCATAAGATGGAAAAAGGGTGAAGGGAGTGAGAAAAAGAGATTAATGGAAGATGGGGATTCGTGGAATGCTTGATATATATGTTCATAGTCATGGAAGTTTTATTTTGCCTTTGGCTTGTTCATCAGAAAATCAGAAAGTACTAGtgtaaaaaaacttattttgacATTATATTTAAGGCACTTTTATGATAGCACTATCATTTAAACTAAATGGTTATTTGGTATAGTCACTTTTTTACATCAAATCGTTTTGCATAAGAAGGAGACTATGAGATAAAGCATATCTTCAAATTCTTactctttttctcaaacttctCTCAGATCATTACATGTTATAAAACAACTGTCACAGTCCCGACCAATTACAGAAATCATTACAGTTACATGAAAACCGGCTACTACCATACGTATGTGGTGGTCCTATGTTTTCATGTAACAATTTCTCTGGAAGGGTGTGTGGTTGGTTTAGTGAAACACGTGAACTGGGTTGCTGAACAATTCTATGAGATGGGGTTAATTTGAACAATGCTTGTGTTCGTAGTCATGGAAACTTTGTTAATTAGAATGAACTGCAGCAAAAGTTCTCACTCTTTCTTCTTATTTTCGTTGACAAAAACAATGTGATCTGCAGTAATTTGCATGTTAAAAAACTTgaacaaaaatgaaatttaaattcccactgaaaatgaaataaattatagtTAATTAGGTAGATGGAATTGTATTTATACACGAGGAGGAATCGGTTTTCTTCTTCAACACAACTTTGGATAAAATACAATTCTTACGAAAATAACCATTGACCtgcattatatatattatatatgaaaatCAGTGTAACAGTGGTTTTTGGGGGAAAGAGCTTTTTCAGCTGTTAATTCAAAAGTATTAGATTATAACGAATGGTGAAGTTTGGCTTTAATTTGATTTCTCtctatacaaaaaataataataattatctatcaaataatcatgttaatttacAAAACATTGGAaagtgaaaattatttttttatattaattttaaattataaaaatatagttaatttggcaaaaaaattaaattaatttataataaaattcgGAATAAATTATTCGTCGATATAAAAATGTATTGTTTGATTTAAAATGACGTAAAGAACAGTTTCAGGgcaataaatttaaatgtcaACATAAAATGAAGACTTAAAATAGGCTTCCAAATGTTCGGTGTGGAAATGTGaagaattattatattttacgataacaattttataatttccATGAATCTGATATGtaactaaatatttaaatataatataaaataattaataatgtattacataaataaatattataatcagGATTATACACGAGTTGCTGTTAAAGATCACAgattaatttcttaaaaatggaattaaattctcccttttctcttttttaacCATAATATTAACAAGAGTATTTATCATTCAAATGGGAGAAGATTCACTCATCATGAGtgacataaatatttttattttcaaatatactAGTAGGCCTCGTAAATAAATTGTTATGGGTTCTTTAGTAAGTACTTATGtaaaatttttatttgtaaattatattttagattttgtaattatatttataattaggtattataaattagtatatGCTTATTTGCAATTATATTTAACTGCGCATCttatcttaattttaatatggtatttagtttagaaacaaaataaaaatggtaAATGGAAAGAcataaatagttaaaaatagtaaaagattAAGTATGTACACACAAATAATGATAAAATGGAAAGACTTTGAGATGattgagatattttttttagttaaatgtGAAAAGTGAGAG encodes the following:
- the LOC137830628 gene encoding uncharacterized protein, which gives rise to MSTPSSSHFKSSHPVQVFSAIKPSPHTPSPSSSALSSMKLKSLIHTLIVSHMCRIIRALSKLKAAILQTLKGNHSNNIHFLHHRKHKMTKKIISGSFRLHYNWCSSKSSQVITVPSRVFQGLSNPADADHLFEDCHGSSQLAGYLRWLEEKICEDDNSYKKSCESETNEIDMLAELFIADCHEKFRLEKQESDRMFHEMLARGM